The Macaca nemestrina isolate mMacNem1 chromosome 12, mMacNem.hap1, whole genome shotgun sequence genome contains a region encoding:
- the LOC105484325 gene encoding lysine-specific demethylase 4D, which translates to METMKSKANYGQNPNCNIMIFHPTKEEFNDFDKYIAYMESQGAHRAGLAKIVPPKEWKARETYDNISEILIATPLQQVASGRAGVFTQYHKKKKAMTVGEYRHLANSKKYQTPPHQNFEDLERKYWKNRIYNSPIYGADISGSLFDENTKQWNLGHLGTIQDLLEKECGVVIEGVNTPYLYFGMWKTTFAWHTEDMDLYSINYLHLGEPKTWYVVPPEHGQRLERLARELFPGSSRGCGAFLRHKVALISPTVLKENGIPFNRITQEAGEFMVTFPYGYHAGFNHGFNCAEAINFATPRWIDYGKMASQCSCGEARVTFSMDAFVRILQPERYELWKRGQDRAVVDHMEPRVPASQELSTQKEVQLPRRAALGLRQLPPHWARHSPWPLAARSGTRCHTLVYSSLPRRSAVSGTATQPRAAAVHSSRKPSSTPSSTPGPSAQIIHPSNGRRGRGRRPQKLRAQELTLQTPAKRLLLAGTTCTVSGPEPEPLPEGGALMDKPVPLNPGLQHPVKASRCSWAPVP; encoded by the coding sequence ATGGAAACTATGAAGTCTAAGGCCAACTATGGCCAGAATCCAAATTGTAACATAATGATATTTCATCCAACCAAAGAAGAGTTTAAtgattttgataaatatattgcTTACATGGAATCCCAAGGTGCACACAGAGCTGGCTTGGCTAAGATAGTTCCACCCAAAGAATGGAAAGCCAGAGAGACCTATGATAACATCAGTGAAATCTTAATAGCCACTCCCCTCCAACAGGTGGCCTCTGGGCGGGCAGGGGTGTTTACTCAAtaccataaaaaaaagaaagccatgaCCGTGGGGGAGTATCGCCACTTGGCAAACAGTAAAAAATATCAAACTCCACCACACCAGAATTTCGAAGATTTGGAGCGAAAATACTGGAAGAACCGCATCTATAATTCACCAATTTATGGTGCTGACATCAGTGGCTCCTTGTTTGATGAAAACACTAAACAGTGGAATCTTGGGCACCTGGGAACAATTCAGGACCTGTTGGAAAAGGAATGTGGGGTTGTCATAGAAGGCGTTAACACACCCTACTTGTACTTTGGCATGTGGAAGACCACATTTGCTTGGCACACGGAGGACATGGACCTTTACAGCATCAACTACCTGCACCTTGGGGAGCCCAAAACTTGGTATGTGGTGCCCCCAGAGCATGGCCAGCGCCTGGAACGCCTGGCCAGGGAGCTCTTCCCAGGCAGTTCCCGGGGCTGTGGGGCCTTCCTGCGGCACAAGGTGGCCCTCATCTCGCCTACAGTTCTCAAGGAAAATGGGATTCCCTTCAATCGCataactcaggaggctggagagtTTATGGTGACCTTTCCCTATGGCTACCATGCTGGCTTCAACCATGGTTTCAACTGTGCGGAGGCCATCAATTTTGCCACTCCACGATGGATTGATTATGGCAAAATGGCCTCCCAGTGTAGCTGTGGGGAGGCCAGGGTGACCTTTTCCATGGACGCCTTCGTGCGCATCCTGCAACCTGAGCGCTATGAGCTGTGGAAACGTGGGCAAGACCGGGCAGTTGTGGACCACATGGAGCCCAGGGTACCAGCCAGCCAAGAGCTGAGCACCCAGAAGGAGGTCCAGTTGCCCAGGAGAGCAGCGCTGGGCCTGAGACAACTCCCTCCTCACTGGGCCCGGCATTCCCCTTGGCCTCTGGCTGCCCGCAGTGGGACGCGCTGCCACACCCTTGTGTACTCTTCACTCCCACGCCGATCTGCAGTTAGTGGCACTGCTACGCAGCCCCGGGCTGCTGCCGTCCACAGCTCTAGGAAGCCCAGCTCAACTCCATCATCCACCCCTGGTCCATCTGCACAGATTATCCACCCATCAAATGGCAGACGTGGACGTGGTCGCCGTCCTCAGAAACTGAGAGCTCAGGAGCTGACCCTCCAGACTCCAGCCAAGAGGCTCCTCTTAGCGGGCACAACATGCACAGTTTCAGGCCCAGAACCTGAGCCCCTACCTGAGGGTGGGGCTTTGATGGACAAGCCTGTACCACTGAATCCAGGGCTCCAGCATCCTGTAAAGGCTTCTAGGTGCAGCTGGGCCCCTGTGCCCTAA